Proteins encoded together in one Anguilla anguilla isolate fAngAng1 chromosome 9, fAngAng1.pri, whole genome shotgun sequence window:
- the LOC118236525 gene encoding sestrin-3-like yields MNGSTNSESSSPYRICNACRKVSAKKEKGLRARCSSSGPSAFIPEDEILEALPIDACTELLLAEAYSPSGGLDHLTQVMGLHPQYLQSFLQSQFYLLWMDGPLPLHCRQYIAIMAAARHQCSFLVKMHVQEFYQIGGPVEWLRGLQYAPERMRKLNDINKILAHRPWLITKDHIQSLVKTGENSWSLAELVHAVVLLAHFHALASFVFSSGINPDGEEDIDERSFQSMCNCSCDLTDNCSLEPEGIFRGSLEMTDSVSELEALMERMKRLQEEQEEEEASQEEMATRFEREKKESLLVGSGVFKEEVVPKSKVSQFVEDSTFRYQDFARRAEDDLPTFRAQDYSWEDHGFSLVNRLYSDIGLLLDEKFRTVCNLTYYNMATHEDVDTTMLRRAIFNYVHCMYGIRYDDYNYGEVNQLLERSLKVYIKTVTCYPERTTCHMYHSYWRQFRHSEKVHVNLLLMEARMQAELLYALRAITHHMT; encoded by the exons ATGAATGGCAGTACCAACTCCGAGTCTTCCAGCCCGTACCGCATCTGTAACGCCTGTCGGAAAGTGAGCGCAAAAAAG gaaaagggacTGAGAGCGCGGTGTTCCTCCAGCGGTCCCAGCGCCTTCATTCCAGAGGATGAG ATCTTGGAGGCCCTCCCCATCGATGCCTGCACTGAGCTGCTGTTAGCGGAGGCATACTCCCCGAGCGGGGGGTTGGACCACCTGACCCAGGTGATGGGCCTGCACCCCCAATACCTGCAGTCCTTCCTGCAGAGCCAGTTCTACCTTCTGTGGATGGACGGGCCCCTGCCCTTGCACTGCCGCCAGTACATCGCTATCATG GCGGCGGCCCGGCACCAGTGCTCCTTCCTGGTGAAGATGCACGTGCAGGAGTTCTACCAGATAGGCGGGCCGGTGGAGTGGCTGAGGGGCCTGCAGTACGCCCCTGAGAGGATGAGGAAGCTCAACGACATCAACAAGATCCTAGCACACAGACCATGGCTTATCACCAAGGACCACatacag AGTCTGGTGAAAACTGGGGAGAACAGCTGGTCCCTGGCAGAGCTGGTCCATGCTGTGGTCCTGCTGGCCCACTTCCATGCCTTGGCCAGCTTTGTGTTCAGCAGCGGCATCAACCCGGATGGGGAGGAGGACATAGATGAGCGGAGCTTCCAGTCTATGTGCAATTGCTCCTGTGACCTCACTGATAACTGCAGCCTGGAGCCAGAGGGCATCTTTCGTGGCAGCCTTGAG ATGACGGACTCAGTCAGTGAACTGGAGGCCTTAATGGAAAGAATGAAGAGACTCCaagaagagcaggaggaggaggaggcctccCAGGAGGAGATGGCCACTCGCTTtgagagggagaagaaagagagcctTCTAGTGGGCTCAGGAG TTTTCAAGGAAGAGGTGGTGCCAAAATCAAAAGTCTCCCAGTTTGTGGAGGATTCCACCTTCCGGTATCAGGACTTTGCCAGACGTGCGGAAGACGACCTGCCCACTTTCCGAGCTCAG GATTACTCCTGGGAAGACCACGGTTTCTCTCTGGTAAACCGGCTGTACTCTGACATTGGGCTCCTGCTGGACGAGAAGTTCCGCACAGTGTGCAACCTGACGTACTACAACATGGCAACCCACGAGGACGTGGACACCACCATGCTCCGCCGTGCCATCTTCAACTACGTGCACTGCATGTACGGCATCAG GTATGATGACTACAACTATGGGGAGGTGAACCAACTGTTGGAACGCAGTCTGAAGGTCTACATCAAGACTGTGACCTGCTACCCAGAGAGGACCACCTGTCACATGTACCACAGCTACTGGCGCCAGTTCCGTCATTCCGAAAAG